The genomic window CGATTACTTTTATTTCTCAGGCTGCCTATGATGATGGTGTTCACGAAAAGCTTGGTTTGAAAAAAATAATTCTTCCTGTTGGCGGGATCCGGACCTTATCGAAAAAAGATATGAAATTAAATTCGGAAACTCCGGATATTACAGTCGATCCGCAAACATATGAAGTAAGAGTTAACGGTGAGCTGCTGACATGTGAACCAGTAGATACGGTACCAATGGGACAGCGATATTTCTTATTCTGAGGTGAAAAGATTGATAATTGAAAAGGTTGTTACAAACTTAGAAAATATGGATCAAGAAGAAATAAAGAAACGCCATATCGAAAAGGTTTACTTAGAAAGCGCACATTTAATGAAACGTATTCAGAGAGTAAAAACGGATCATGGCAACGAGCTTGGCATTCGCTTAAAAGAACCACGAGACCTTTTGGCAGGCGATGTGCTATACATGGACGATAAAAATATGATTGTTATCGATGTGCTCACAGACGATCTGCTCGTCATCAGCCCACGAAGCATAAAGGAAATGGGAACAATCGCCCATCAGCTTGGAAACCGGCATCTTCCAGCTCAGTTTGAAGAGAATGATATGCTCGTTCAATATGATTATTTAGTTGAAGAACTGCTGCAAGAGCTTGGTATTCCTTATACCCGCGAAGATCGAAAAGTGAAGCAAGCATTCCGCCATATAGGTCACAGCCATGGATAATAGAATTCTCTCTCTGTTTCAGCTATGTGACTCTAATTTTCCTACAGGAGCTTTCAGCCACTCCTTCGGTTTAGAGAGTTACATCCAGGAAGAGAAAGTGAAAGACTCAGAGACTTTTTTCCAGTGGCTGCAAGTATATTTGCATGAACAGCTCATTTATACGGACGGTCTTGCTTGCCGTATGACTTATGACGCTCTTGTAATTGAAGATTTTCAAAAAATCTGGAAACTCGATCGTTTAGTTACTGTCCAAAACTTGCCAAGGGAAACACGCCAAGGCACGAAAATGATCGGAACGCGAATGCTAAAGCTCACGGAATCTTTATATGAGCTGGAAATTCTCTCGCAATATAGAGAGAGAATTACAAAGAAACAGTCATTCGGTCACCCATCCATTGTTTTTTCCATAGTTGCACATGGCCTTGGGGTGACGAAGCAGGATGCCATTCTTTATTATTTGTATTCGGCTATTTCCAGCCAGGTTCAAAACGCAGTACGGGCTATTCCGTTAGGCCAAACAGCGGGACAAGTCATCACACATAAATTTCAAACCGAATTAGCCCAGGCAGTTGAAAAAATCCTTCAGCTCCCCGAAGATGATTTCGGCATCGTGTCTCCAGGTCTTGAACTAGCTCAAATGAACCATGAACGAGTAAATATTCGAATTTTTATGTCTTAATTTTTTATAAACGCAGTAAAGGAAGTGTTTGAATGGAAGCAATTAAAATTGGAGTTGGAGGACCTGTTGGAGCAGGAAAAACAATGCTGATCGAAAAATTAACCCGTCATCTTGCTGATGAAATTAAAATGGCGGTCGTAACGAATGATATTTACACAAAAGAGGACGCAAAGTTTTTAATTCAGAACGGTGTTTTGCCTGAAGATCGTATCATCGGAGTTGAAACA from Bacillus sp. DTU_2020_1000418_1_SI_GHA_SEK_038 includes these protein-coding regions:
- the ureE gene encoding urease accessory protein UreE, with the translated sequence MIIEKVVTNLENMDQEEIKKRHIEKVYLESAHLMKRIQRVKTDHGNELGIRLKEPRDLLAGDVLYMDDKNMIVIDVLTDDLLVISPRSIKEMGTIAHQLGNRHLPAQFEENDMLVQYDYLVEELLQELGIPYTREDRKVKQAFRHIGHSHG
- a CDS encoding urease accessory protein UreF, producing the protein MDNRILSLFQLCDSNFPTGAFSHSFGLESYIQEEKVKDSETFFQWLQVYLHEQLIYTDGLACRMTYDALVIEDFQKIWKLDRLVTVQNLPRETRQGTKMIGTRMLKLTESLYELEILSQYRERITKKQSFGHPSIVFSIVAHGLGVTKQDAILYYLYSAISSQVQNAVRAIPLGQTAGQVITHKFQTELAQAVEKILQLPEDDFGIVSPGLELAQMNHERVNIRIFMS